One segment of Panicum virgatum strain AP13 chromosome 3K, P.virgatum_v5, whole genome shotgun sequence DNA contains the following:
- the LOC120700729 gene encoding translation initiation factor IF-2-like, with the protein MWRRAHAPARNPNDPSPHEGKMGDEGRRHGVEEEEAGAPPPPPGLLLLASGVLLLGTGSGDPHSRTAREEDEKVGRRPACELQGAASSSSARAPHWGREVAARRHGGHRIRSPRAHPPPRPRASPPCLAMVAPPPPHHGPALAAWPVRHGPVPATARPVAASAPPRPARPAPLGAGEGPHGGGTRGAAVAPCPPARRGEGGGDAAAPRPTGEGGAAQWPRPRCASAASPTEGGARREEGGGAGRRRKQGGGALIWPGAAAAWPPLARAPGASARRHGLATERPAAGGGSPAPPCRQA; encoded by the coding sequence ATGTGGCGCAGGGCCCACGCACCGGCGCGCAATCCCAACGACCCGTCCCCGCACGAAGGGAAGATGGGGGATGAGGGGCGCCGGCACGGCgtcgaggaagaggaggccggagctccaccgccaccgccggggTTGCTCCTCCTCGCGAGCGGGGTCCTCCTCCTTGGGACGGGAAGCGGAGACCCGCACAGCCGCACCGCCCGCGAGGAAGACGAGAAGGTGGGACGGCGCCCCGCGTGCGAGCTCCAGGGGGCGGCGTCGTCGAGCTCTGCCCGCGCACCTCACTgggggagggaggtggcagcTCGCCGGCACGGGGGACACCGAATCAGGTCGCCGCGCGCGCACCCGCCACCGCGGCCCCGCGCGAGCCCGCCCTGCCTCGCCATggtcgcgccgccaccgcctcaccatggccccgcgctcgccgcctGGCCCGTGCGCCATGGCCCCGTGCCCGCCACCGCCAGGCCCGTCGCGGCCTCCGCCCCGCCCAGACCCgctcgccccgcgccgctcggagcaggggaggggccgcACGGAGGGGGCACGAGAGGGGCCGCCGTAGCTCCTTGCCCTCCGGCCCGgcgcggagagggaggaggcgacgCGGCAGCTCCTAGGCCCACTGGTGAGGGAGGAGCGGCGCAATGGCCACGCCCCCGCtgtgcctccgccgcgtccccgACGGAGGGAGgtgcgaggagggaggagggcggcggggcgggtcgCCGGCGGAAGCAGGGAGGAGGCGCCCTCATctggcccggcgccgccgcggcctggcCGCCGCTGGCCCGGGCGCCCggcgcctccgcgcgccgccacggccTGGCTACCGAGAGgcccgccgccgggggcggGTCCCcggctccgccgtgccgccaagCTTGA
- the LOC120698399 gene encoding ammonium transporter 2 member 1, producing the protein MAASGGAYAAQLPAVPEWLNKGDNAWQLTAATLVGIQSMPGLVVLYGSIVKKKWAVNSAFMALYAYASSLLVWVLVGFRMAFGERLLPFWGKAGVALSQDYLVRRAALSATAHGATPRTEPFYPEATLVLFQFEFAAITLVLLAGSVLGRMNIKAWMAFTPLWLLFSYTVGAFSLWGGGFLYHWGVIDYSGGYVIHLSSGVAGFTAAYWVGPRLKSDRERFSPNNILLMIAGGGLLWMGWAGFNGGAPYAANIAASVAVLNTNVSAATSLLTWTCLDVIFFGKPSVIGAVQGMMTGLVCITPGAGLVQTWAAVIMGVFAGSVPWFTMMILHKKSALLMRVDDTLAVFHTHAVAGLLGGVLTGLLATPGLLEIESPVPGLRGAFYGGGIRQVGKQLAGAAFVVAWNVVVTSLILLAIGLVVPLRMPDEQLMIGDDAAHGEEAYALWGDGEKFDATRHDASRVGGGGAGGMERDGSVEQRLSGMGARGVTIQL; encoded by the exons ATGGCGGCGTCCGGCGGCGCGTACGCGGCGCAGCTCCCGGCGGTGCCGGAGTGGCTGAACAAGGGCGACAACGCGTGGCAGCTGACGGCGGCGACGCTGGTGGGCATCCAGTCCATGCCGGGGCTGGTGGTGCTGTACGGCAGCATCGTGAAGAAGAAGTGGGCCGTGAACTCGGCCTTCATGGCGCTCTACGCATACGCCTCGTCGCTGCTGGTGTGGGTGCTGGTGGGCTTCCGCATGGCGTTCGGGGAGCGCCTGCTCCCGTTCTGGGGCAAGGCCGGGGTGGCGCTCTCCCAGGACTACCtggtccgccgcgccgcgctctcGGCCACGGCGCACGGCGCCACGCCGCGCACCGAGCCCTTCTACCCGGAGGCCACGCTGGTGCTGTTCCAGTTCGAGTTCGCCGCCATCACGCTGGTGCTCCTCGCCGGCTCCGTCCTGGGCCGCATGAACATCAAGGCCTGGATGGCCTTCACCCCGCTCTGGCTCCTCTTCTCCTACACCGTCGGCGCCTTCAGCCTCTGGGGCGGCGGCTTCCTCTACCACTGGGGCGTCATCGACTACTCCGGCGGATACGTCATCCACCTCTCCTCCGGCGTCGCCGGCTTCACCGCCGCCTACTGG gtgggcccgcgGCTGAAGAGCGACCGGGAGCGCTTCTCCCCGAACAACATCCTGCTGatgatcgccggcggcgggctgctGTGGATGGGCTGGGCCGGGTTCAACGGCGGCGCGCCCTACGCCGCCAACATCGCCGCGTCCGTGGCCGTGCTCAACACCAACGtctccgccgccaccagcctCCTCACCTGGACCTGCCTCGACGTCATCTTCTTCGGCAAGCCGTCCGTCATCGGCGCCGTGCAGGGCATGATGACGGGGCTCGTCTGCATCACCCCCGGAGCAG GGCTGGTGCAGACATGGGCGGCGGTGATCATGGGCGTGTTCGCGGGCAGCGTGCCGTGGTTCACCATGATGATCCTGCACAAGAAGTCGGCGCTGCTGATGCGGGTGGACGACACGCTGGCGGTGTTCCACACGCACGCCGTCGCGGGCCTGCTGGGCGGCGTCCTCACGGGGCTGCTGGCCACGCCGGGGCTCCTGGAGATCGAGTCCCCCGTGCCGGGCCTCCGCGGCGCCTTCTACGGCGGCGGCATCCGGCAGGTCGGGAAGCAGCTGGCGGGCGCCGCGTTCGTGGTGGCGTGGAACGTCGTGGTCACCTCGCTCATCCTGCTCGCCATCGGCCTGGTGGTGCCGCTGCGGATGCCCGACGAGCAGCTCATGATCGGCGACGACGCCGCGCACGGGGAGGAGGCCTACGCGCTCTGGGGCGACGGGGAGAAGTTCGACGCCACGCGGCACGACGCGTCCAgggtcggtggcggcggcgccggcggcatggAGAGGGACGGCTCGGTGGAGCAGCGGCTCTCGGGCATGGGAGCCAGGGGCGTCACCATCCAGCTGTAG